A single Acetivibrio cellulolyticus CD2 DNA region contains:
- a CDS encoding response regulator yields the protein MSKKILIVDDAAFMRMMIKDILTKNGYEVAGEAENGARAIDKFKELTPDLVIMDITMPEVDGIAAVREIKKINSDSKIIMCSAMGQQAMVIESIQAGARDFIVKPFQAERVVEAVKKVLG from the coding sequence ATGAGTAAAAAAATTCTAATTGTTGACGACGCAGCGTTTATGAGAATGATGATTAAGGATATCCTTACAAAAAACGGTTATGAAGTTGCTGGTGAGGCTGAAAATGGAGCACGTGCTATCGATAAGTTTAAGGAGTTAACTCCAGACTTGGTAATAATGGACATAACTATGCCGGAAGTAGACGGAATAGCAGCTGTTAGAGAAATAAAAAAGATCAATTCTGATTCGAAGATAATAATGTGTTCCGCAATGGGGCAGCAGGCAATGGTAATTGAGTCTATCCAGGCGGGTGCAAGGGATTTTATTGTAAAGCCATTCCAGGCAGAAAGAGTTGTAGAAGCAGTTAAGAAAGTATTGGGTTAA
- a CDS encoding flagellar biosynthetic protein FliO, with the protein MSGFGDMLISIFVFVIVFGSILFLAYVTTKFVGNKSGRAMKGKYVNIVETVSLGLDSKLHLVKIGEEFVLISASGKNVQLLTKVDMGGYTEEEISGSGNSFDFKEIFEKYIQNFKGKQSTKGDVKSEDSSSNEDKSFRHNLEKLKTITSRVGKYDTKGGDENTNGNQG; encoded by the coding sequence ATGAGCGGCTTTGGTGACATGCTGATTAGCATTTTTGTGTTTGTTATTGTTTTTGGCTCGATACTCTTTTTGGCATATGTTACTACCAAGTTTGTTGGTAATAAGTCGGGAAGGGCTATGAAAGGGAAGTATGTCAATATTGTTGAAACAGTTAGCTTAGGACTCGACAGCAAGCTTCATCTTGTAAAGATTGGCGAAGAATTTGTGCTGATAAGTGCATCGGGTAAGAATGTTCAACTGCTTACAAAAGTTGATATGGGGGGCTATACTGAAGAGGAAATTTCAGGTAGTGGAAATTCCTTTGATTTTAAAGAAATTTTTGAAAAGTATATTCAGAACTTTAAAGGCAAGCAGAGCACTAAGGGAGATGTAAAGTCAGAAGATAGTAGTAGTAACGAGGATAAAAGTTTTCGGCATAATCTTGAAAAATTAAAGACGATAACATCAAGAGTAGGAAAGTATGATACCAAAGGCGGAGATGAAAACACTAATGGGAATCAAGGTTAA